From Vagococcus jeotgali, one genomic window encodes:
- the gatA gene encoding Asp-tRNA(Asn)/Glu-tRNA(Gln) amidotransferase subunit GatA, giving the protein MSELYQLSVKELSELLNSGEVSSEEVVKSSFEQIDKTEPKIEAFITLTEDKALQEAKAIDEAGRDASKPLAGVPIGIKDNIVTKGVLTTAASKMLYNFDPIYSATSVEKLEESGFISLGKLNLDEFAMGSATETSYFKKTKNAWNQDKVPGGSSGGSAASVAAGQVPAALGSDTGGSIRQPAAFNGVVGVKPTYGRISRYGLIAFSSSLDQIGPITRTVEDNALVLNAIAGHDPKDSTSSRRLTPDFTSLIGQDIKGMRIGVPKEYMGEGVHEDTKNAVKDAIKTFEKLGAIVEEVSLPHSKYGVEVYYIIASSEASSNLQRFDGIRYGYRSENVSNLEDVYINSRSEGFGEEVKRRIMLGTFSLSSGYYDAYFKKAGQVRTLIMNDFKEVFNNYDLLLGPVSPTVAFDFESSVDNPVTAYMRDILTIPVNLAGLPGMSLPGGFSEGMPIGIQLIGNHFEEEKMYQAAFAFEQATDFHKKQPVILGGRA; this is encoded by the coding sequence ATGTCAGAATTATATCAATTATCAGTTAAAGAATTAAGTGAGTTATTAAATTCAGGTGAAGTATCTTCAGAAGAAGTGGTGAAGAGTTCATTTGAACAAATTGATAAAACAGAACCTAAAATAGAAGCATTTATCACCTTAACAGAGGATAAAGCTCTACAAGAAGCTAAAGCAATTGATGAAGCTGGACGTGATGCTAGTAAACCACTTGCTGGTGTACCAATCGGAATTAAAGATAACATTGTTACAAAAGGTGTTTTAACGACAGCAGCTAGTAAAATGCTTTATAATTTTGATCCAATTTATTCTGCTACTTCAGTGGAAAAATTAGAGGAATCAGGCTTTATTTCTCTTGGCAAACTTAACTTAGATGAGTTTGCTATGGGCTCAGCAACAGAAACATCATATTTTAAGAAAACTAAAAATGCATGGAACCAAGATAAAGTTCCTGGTGGCTCCTCTGGTGGCTCAGCAGCTAGTGTAGCAGCTGGACAAGTCCCTGCTGCTCTTGGATCAGATACTGGTGGTAGTATTAGACAACCAGCAGCATTTAACGGGGTTGTAGGGGTTAAACCAACTTATGGACGAATTTCTCGCTACGGATTAATTGCCTTCTCATCAAGTTTAGATCAAATTGGACCAATTACTCGTACTGTAGAAGATAATGCTTTAGTTTTAAATGCAATTGCAGGTCATGATCCAAAAGATAGCACGAGTTCTCGTCGTTTAACACCAGATTTTACATCTTTAATCGGTCAAGATATTAAAGGAATGCGTATAGGTGTTCCAAAAGAATATATGGGTGAGGGTGTTCATGAAGATACAAAAAATGCAGTAAAAGATGCGATTAAAACGTTTGAAAAATTAGGAGCTATTGTTGAAGAAGTCAGTCTACCACATTCAAAATATGGTGTAGAAGTTTATTATATTATTGCTTCATCAGAAGCGTCATCTAACTTACAACGTTTTGATGGTATTCGTTATGGGTATCGTTCTGAGAATGTATCAAACTTAGAAGATGTTTACATTAATTCTCGTTCTGAAGGTTTTGGAGAGGAAGTTAAGCGTCGTATTATGTTAGGTACTTTCTCACTAAGCTCAGGCTATTATGACGCTTACTTTAAAAAAGCTGGACAAGTTCGTACGTTAATTATGAATGACTTTAAAGAAGTCTTTAATAACTACGATTTACTTTTAGGACCAGTATCACCAACAGTTGCTTTTGATTTTGAATCATCAGTAGATAATCCAGTGACAGCTTATATGCGTGATATTCTAACTATTCCAGTTAACTTAGCTGGACTTCCAGGAATGAGTTTACCAGGCGGCTTCTCAGAAGGGATGCCAATTGGTATTCAACTAATTGGAAATCATTTTGAAGAAGAAAAGATGTATCAAGCAGCTTTTGCCTTTGAACAAGCAACAGATTTTCATAAGAAACAACCAGTGATTTTAGGAGGTAGAGCATAA
- the gatC gene encoding Asp-tRNA(Asn)/Glu-tRNA(Gln) amidotransferase subunit GatC — MAISKEEVQRVAALSKLSFSDTELDNMTNQLGKIIDMMENLEKVDTTGVPFTSNVTEEVNIFRSDKSIAGEDRAELLKNVHESESGYIKVPAIMDNGEAGA; from the coding sequence ATGGCGATTTCAAAAGAAGAAGTACAACGTGTTGCAGCTTTGTCAAAGTTATCTTTTTCAGATACTGAGTTAGACAATATGACTAACCAACTAGGAAAAATTATTGATATGATGGAAAATTTAGAAAAAGTTGATACAACAGGTGTCCCTTTTACATCTAACGTCACAGAAGAGGTTAATATTTTTAGATCAGATAAAAGTATTGCTGGAGAAGACCGCGCGGAATTACTTAAAAATGTTCATGAGTCAGAAAGTGGTTATATTAAAGTTCCAGCAATTATGGATAACGGGGAGGCAGGCGCGTAA
- the ligA gene encoding NAD-dependent DNA ligase LigA: MEKVKPEAQIKEIRKKLNKWAHAYYVLDTPLVSDSDYDKLYRELQDLETVYPELITTDSITQRVGGKLLDGFKKIEHKTPMMSLGNAFNEAELREFDARVKKGTNQAISYMVELKIDGLAINLSYVNSQLVTGATRGDGVIGEDITQNLRTVYSIPLSLEADLTIDVRGECFMPKASFASLNERRDLEGEAVFANPRNAAAGSLRQLDSKVTAKRQLSTFIYTIANPEQFGLTSQAQALDFLDNHGFKTNHRRQLCQNIDEVWAYIEEFRDKRHSLDYEIDGIVIKVNEFSAQEELGFTVKAPKWAIAYKFPAEEAETVIRDIEWTVGRTGVVTPTAIMDSVQLAGTSVARASLHNYDLIKEKDIRLLDTVMVHKAGDIIPEVTRVVLDKRPKDSRAYPEPTHCPVCDSVLEKIESEVAIRCMNPLCPAQIKEGLNHFVSRNAMNIDGLGPKVLEQLYDKGFIKQVSDLYYLTESDLLQLDKIKEKSANNILTAINASKTNSLEKLLFGLGIQHVGAKAAKLIAEEFKTMTNIMSASKESINQIDSIGPVIVDSIHKYFLVPGATELINSLISAGVNMDYLGLNLADTLQVDSIFNGKTVVLTGKLFTYNRREAKEKMESLGAKVTGSVSKKTDIVVAGEEAGSKLEKALELGITVWSEEEMVEAFNESKDN; the protein is encoded by the coding sequence TTGGAAAAAGTAAAGCCAGAGGCACAAATTAAAGAGATAAGAAAAAAATTAAATAAGTGGGCTCATGCTTACTATGTTTTAGATACGCCTTTAGTATCAGATAGCGATTATGATAAATTGTACCGTGAGTTACAAGACTTAGAAACAGTTTACCCAGAATTAATTACAACAGATTCTATCACCCAACGTGTCGGTGGTAAATTGCTTGATGGATTTAAAAAAATTGAACATAAAACCCCTATGATGAGTCTAGGTAATGCTTTTAATGAGGCTGAGTTAAGAGAGTTTGATGCTAGAGTTAAAAAAGGAACAAATCAAGCTATTAGTTACATGGTAGAACTTAAAATTGATGGTTTAGCAATCAATTTATCCTACGTAAATAGTCAATTAGTAACTGGAGCTACTAGAGGAGACGGCGTAATTGGTGAGGATATTACTCAAAATTTAAGAACCGTTTACTCTATTCCTTTATCCCTAGAAGCTGATTTAACTATTGATGTCCGCGGGGAGTGTTTTATGCCAAAAGCATCTTTTGCTTCATTAAATGAAAGAAGAGATTTAGAAGGTGAAGCTGTTTTTGCTAATCCAAGAAATGCCGCAGCTGGTAGTTTACGACAATTAGACTCTAAAGTAACAGCTAAAAGACAATTAAGTACCTTTATTTATACGATTGCAAACCCTGAGCAATTTGGTTTAACTAGTCAAGCTCAAGCCCTTGATTTTTTAGATAATCATGGATTTAAAACAAATCATAGAAGACAACTATGTCAAAACATTGATGAAGTTTGGGCATATATTGAAGAGTTTCGTGATAAGCGTCACTCTCTTGATTATGAAATTGATGGGATTGTGATAAAAGTCAATGAGTTTAGTGCCCAAGAAGAATTAGGTTTTACAGTGAAGGCACCAAAATGGGCTATTGCTTATAAATTTCCAGCTGAAGAAGCTGAAACAGTGATTCGTGATATTGAATGGACGGTAGGAAGAACTGGTGTCGTGACACCAACAGCTATTATGGACTCTGTTCAATTAGCTGGTACAAGTGTTGCTAGAGCTAGTTTGCATAACTATGATTTGATTAAAGAAAAGGATATTCGTTTGTTGGATACTGTTATGGTTCATAAAGCAGGGGATATTATTCCAGAGGTAACAAGAGTTGTACTAGATAAGCGTCCAAAAGACTCTAGAGCATATCCAGAGCCAACTCATTGTCCAGTTTGTGATTCAGTCTTAGAGAAAATTGAATCAGAAGTGGCTATTCGTTGCATGAACCCCTTATGTCCTGCACAAATCAAAGAAGGACTCAATCACTTTGTGTCTCGTAATGCCATGAATATCGATGGTTTGGGACCGAAAGTTTTAGAACAACTTTACGATAAAGGTTTCATAAAACAGGTTTCTGATTTATACTATTTAACAGAGTCTGATTTACTCCAATTGGATAAAATCAAAGAAAAATCAGCCAATAATATTTTAACAGCAATTAATGCCAGTAAAACGAATTCGTTGGAGAAGTTGTTATTTGGTCTAGGTATTCAGCATGTCGGAGCGAAGGCTGCTAAATTAATTGCTGAAGAATTTAAGACGATGACAAATATTATGAGTGCCTCAAAAGAGTCCATTAATCAAATTGATTCTATTGGACCGGTGATTGTTGATAGTATCCATAAGTACTTTTTAGTACCAGGAGCAACAGAATTGATTAACTCCTTAATTAGTGCAGGGGTTAATATGGATTACCTTGGATTAAACTTGGCTGATACTTTGCAAGTAGACTCTATTTTTAATGGTAAAACGGTTGTTTTAACAGGTAAATTATTCACTTATAATCGCCGTGAAGCTAAAGAAAAAATGGAATCATTAGGTGCTAAAGTAACAGGTAGTGTTTCTAAGAAAACTGATATTGTTGTTGCCGGAGAAGAGGCAGGTAGTAAATTAGAAAAAGCTCTGGAGTTAGGTATTACTGTTTGGAGCGAAGAAGAGATGGTTGAAGCATTTAATGAGTCAAAAGACAATTAA
- the pcrA gene encoding DNA helicase PcrA — protein MSNENKLLAGLNNKQQEAVKTTQGPLLIMAGAGSGKTSVLTRRVAFLIDEKEVNPWNILAITFTNKAAKEMKERIIALLGIDGESVWVSTFHSMCVRMLRRDSDLIGYNRNFTIIDAGDQQTLIKRILKEENIDPKKHDPRSILAQISNAKNELLTPEKYEARYTGYFETIVARVYNKYQKELRHNQAMDFDDLIMLTIRLFEESPETLSYYQNKFQYIHVDEYQDTNHAQYTLVNLLAKRFNNLCVVGDADQSIYGWRGADMQNILDFEKDYPDANTILLEQNYRSTKNILKAANSVITRNDNRKDKNLWTDNAHGEKIIHFGAGSDREEVQFIVSNIQELKREESASYGDFCILYRTNAMSRIVEDAFLKSNIPYKMVGGHKFYDRKEIKDILGYLNVLSNEMDSLSFTRVVNVPKRGIGPGTIEKLREFATFHDWSLLQASMDIDLTPITGKARKELSDFSNLIINLRKMIPFLTITELVEETLDKSGYRQDLINQNSLEAQTRLENLDEFLTVTKEFDKRYENGDYEDEGVSDEDKLALFLNDLALVSDIDPLEEESSQVTLMTLHAAKGLEFPYVFLVGMEETIFPLSRAILEQDELEEERRLAYVGITRAEKQLFLTNSSSRMLYGRTQYNRPSRFLEEIDETVIEKVGGAKKVASQRPVGTSTRKPAYHQPETTVISSKQQTGGEKSMWQAGDKVEHKAWGIGTVVKVSGNAKDLELDVAFPAQGVKRLLAAFAPITKVD, from the coding sequence ATGTCTAATGAAAATAAATTGTTAGCTGGTTTAAATAACAAGCAACAAGAAGCAGTCAAAACAACACAAGGACCTTTGCTAATTATGGCAGGTGCCGGTAGCGGGAAAACAAGCGTGTTAACTCGCCGTGTTGCTTTTTTAATTGATGAGAAAGAAGTTAATCCTTGGAATATTTTAGCTATAACATTTACTAATAAAGCAGCAAAAGAGATGAAGGAGAGAATCATAGCTCTTCTTGGAATTGACGGGGAGAGTGTGTGGGTATCTACATTTCACTCTATGTGTGTACGTATGCTAAGACGTGATTCAGATTTGATTGGTTACAATAGAAATTTTACTATTATTGATGCTGGCGACCAACAGACACTGATTAAGCGTATTTTGAAAGAAGAAAATATTGATCCTAAAAAACATGATCCAAGAAGTATTTTAGCACAAATTAGTAATGCCAAAAATGAGTTATTAACTCCTGAAAAGTACGAAGCCAGATATACTGGATATTTCGAAACTATTGTAGCTAGGGTTTATAATAAATACCAAAAAGAATTACGTCATAACCAAGCAATGGATTTTGATGATCTAATTATGTTAACGATTCGTTTATTTGAAGAGAGTCCTGAAACACTATCTTATTATCAAAATAAGTTCCAGTACATTCACGTAGATGAGTATCAAGATACTAACCATGCCCAGTATACCTTAGTTAATTTACTAGCTAAACGTTTCAACAATTTGTGTGTTGTAGGAGATGCTGATCAGAGTATTTATGGCTGGCGCGGGGCTGATATGCAAAATATTTTAGATTTTGAAAAAGATTACCCTGATGCTAACACTATTTTGCTTGAGCAAAATTACCGTTCAACTAAAAATATTTTAAAAGCTGCTAATAGTGTCATTACACGTAATGATAATCGTAAGGATAAGAATTTATGGACTGATAATGCTCATGGTGAAAAGATTATACATTTTGGTGCTGGTAGTGATAGAGAAGAGGTACAGTTTATTGTCTCTAACATTCAGGAATTAAAACGTGAAGAATCAGCTTCATATGGCGATTTTTGTATTTTATATAGAACAAATGCGATGAGTCGTATTGTAGAGGATGCTTTTTTGAAATCAAACATTCCCTATAAGATGGTTGGTGGACATAAGTTCTATGACCGTAAAGAAATTAAAGATATTTTAGGGTATCTAAATGTTCTATCTAATGAAATGGATTCTCTAAGCTTTACTCGTGTAGTCAATGTACCAAAGCGTGGTATTGGTCCTGGTACGATTGAAAAATTACGAGAATTTGCCACGTTTCATGATTGGTCTCTTCTACAAGCCTCAATGGATATTGATTTGACCCCAATTACAGGAAAAGCGCGTAAAGAATTAAGTGACTTCTCAAATTTAATCATAAATTTACGCAAGATGATTCCATTTTTAACTATTACCGAATTAGTGGAAGAAACACTAGACAAGAGTGGTTATAGACAAGATCTAATTAATCAAAATTCACTAGAAGCTCAAACAAGATTAGAAAATTTAGATGAATTTTTAACAGTGACAAAAGAATTTGATAAGCGCTATGAAAATGGTGATTATGAAGATGAAGGTGTTAGTGATGAGGATAAGTTAGCTCTATTCTTAAATGACTTAGCCCTTGTATCAGATATAGATCCTCTGGAAGAGGAAAGTTCACAAGTTACTTTGATGACACTTCATGCAGCTAAAGGATTAGAGTTTCCTTATGTCTTTTTAGTTGGAATGGAAGAAACTATTTTTCCATTATCACGAGCTATTCTAGAGCAAGATGAGTTAGAAGAAGAAAGACGCTTAGCTTATGTGGGAATTACCCGAGCTGAAAAACAATTATTTTTAACTAATTCATCAAGTCGTATGCTTTACGGACGCACCCAGTATAATAGGCCATCTAGATTTTTAGAAGAAATTGATGAGACTGTGATTGAAAAAGTTGGAGGAGCTAAAAAAGTTGCCAGCCAAAGACCAGTCGGAACAAGTACAAGAAAACCTGCCTACCATCAACCAGAAACAACAGTTATCTCAAGTAAACAACAAACTGGCGGGGAAAAATCAATGTGGCAAGCAGGAGATAAGGTCGAACATAAAGCTTGGGGAATAGGAACGGTTGTTAAAGTCAGTGGAAATGCTAAAGATTTAGAACTAGACGTAGCCTTTCCTGCTCAAGGTGTTAAAAGACTTTTGGCAGCATTTGCTCCTATTACAAAGGTAGACTAG
- a CDS encoding ABC transporter ATP-binding protein, with product MEENQSAWSKSFTSSEQKNIIKRLLTFAKPFRKYFVGSLIFAVLLALVNITLPKILQIFMDDHLTDASTTMKVILYFAGLYGLGILFKAVVWFGQWILYYRGSLNTYQSVRVKLFSKLETMGMRYFDQTPAGSIVSRVTNDTETLFEFWLVFLMVLSALFGITASFIAMAMINVQLMLTCLVFFPILLVIIWYYQKFSSRIYRSMRERLSELNTKLNESISGMQIVQYFRQEDRLEEEFEASNDDYLQTKYAMIRTNSLLLAPIINLLFALATAMILAFFGFKSFNSLVEVGMIYAFISYVQQFFNPMTQMMDFLSTFQDGLVAGSRIISILDNDELAPEQHPGADATITNAKIEFRDVSFSYDGKHNVLNHISFTAMPGETVALVGHTGSGKSSIINVLMRFYEFYDGEILIDDVNIKDYPMEELREKMGLVLQDAFMFYGDIASNIRLLNTSITDEQVIKAAQFVQADKFIEQLPKKYHALVSEGGTSFSSGQRQLISFARTIVTDPKILVLDEATANIDTETESLIQEGLAKMRQGRTTIAIAHRLSTIKDANLILVLEKGHIVERGTHDELIQKEGLYYDMYRLQNNQI from the coding sequence ATGGAGGAAAATCAATCAGCTTGGTCAAAGTCTTTTACCTCTAGTGAGCAAAAGAATATTATTAAACGTTTATTGACCTTTGCTAAACCATTTCGTAAGTATTTTGTTGGCTCTCTTATTTTTGCTGTTTTACTTGCTTTAGTGAATATCACTCTCCCTAAAATTTTACAAATATTTATGGATGATCATTTGACTGATGCTTCTACAACTATGAAAGTCATTTTATATTTTGCTGGACTATATGGTCTTGGGATTTTATTTAAAGCTGTCGTTTGGTTTGGTCAATGGATTTTGTACTACAGAGGATCTTTAAACACGTATCAATCTGTCAGAGTTAAATTGTTTTCAAAATTAGAAACTATGGGGATGCGTTATTTTGATCAGACACCAGCTGGATCTATCGTTTCTAGGGTGACAAATGATACAGAGACTTTATTTGAATTTTGGTTAGTCTTTTTAATGGTTTTATCAGCACTTTTTGGTATAACAGCATCATTTATTGCAATGGCTATGATTAATGTCCAATTAATGTTAACCTGCTTAGTATTTTTCCCGATTTTACTTGTTATTATTTGGTATTATCAAAAGTTTAGTTCTAGAATTTACCGTAGTATGCGTGAGAGGTTAAGTGAGTTAAATACGAAGCTTAACGAATCAATTTCTGGCATGCAGATCGTACAATATTTTAGGCAAGAAGATCGCTTAGAGGAAGAATTTGAAGCAAGTAATGATGATTATTTACAAACAAAATATGCCATGATTAGAACTAATTCCCTTCTTTTAGCACCTATTATTAATTTGCTTTTTGCTTTAGCTACTGCCATGATTTTAGCCTTCTTTGGTTTTAAATCATTTAACTCTCTTGTTGAAGTTGGGATGATTTATGCTTTTATTTCTTATGTTCAACAGTTCTTTAATCCAATGACTCAAATGATGGATTTTTTAAGTACGTTTCAGGACGGATTAGTTGCAGGAAGTCGTATTATCTCGATTTTAGATAATGATGAACTAGCACCTGAGCAACATCCAGGTGCAGATGCAACGATTACAAATGCCAAAATCGAGTTTCGTGATGTGAGTTTTTCTTATGATGGTAAACATAATGTGCTAAACCATATCAGTTTCACTGCTATGCCTGGTGAGACAGTAGCTCTGGTAGGACACACAGGAAGTGGTAAAAGTTCAATTATTAATGTGTTAATGCGTTTTTATGAATTTTATGATGGTGAGATTCTAATTGATGATGTCAATATTAAAGACTACCCTATGGAAGAATTAAGAGAAAAAATGGGTCTTGTTTTACAAGATGCGTTTATGTTTTACGGAGATATTGCTAGTAACATACGTTTGCTCAATACATCTATTACGGATGAACAAGTTATAAAAGCTGCTCAGTTTGTTCAAGCAGATAAGTTTATAGAACAACTACCTAAGAAATATCATGCCCTTGTATCAGAAGGGGGAACGAGTTTTTCTAGTGGTCAAAGACAGCTAATCTCTTTTGCTAGAACCATCGTGACTGATCCAAAAATTTTAGTATTAGATGAAGCTACAGCAAATATTGATACTGAAACGGAGAGTTTAATTCAAGAAGGCTTAGCTAAGATGCGTCAAGGTAGAACGACAATAGCGATTGCTCACCGTCTATCTACTATTAAGGATGCCAACCTTATCTTAGTTCTTGAAAAAGGACATATTGTTGAGCGAGGGACACATGATGAGTTAATTCAAAAAGAAGGATTATATTACGATATGTACCGCTTACAAAATAATCAAATTTAA
- a CDS encoding ABC transporter ATP-binding protein, which yields MSVFRKLAWFFKTEKKTYIIGVGALILVAIIQLVPPRIIGLVVDAIDEKTLTTHKLLVLVGILVVSALVVYLLRYIWRTHIWGGAARLEKVMRRRLFHHFTIMDQNFYQKYRTGDLMAHATNDLNAIQNVAGGGILTFADAFITGAITIVAMIIFIDWRLTLLALLPFPLLAVLSSKLGGKLHVAFKQSQDAFSQLNDKTQESITGIKVIKTFGQEKEDIQDFKKKVNYSIEKNNRVNFLDALFDPLITLIIGMSYMISITLGGYLVKTGAITIGQLISFFNYIGMLVWPMFAIGRFFNILQRGNASYDRVDTLLSESSHIVEMKTGINTPAKGNLHYKINEFIYPGDEKPALKDIDFTVYEGETLGIVGKTGAGKTTLLKLLMREYDDYEGEITFGNEKIQHYTLDALLHSIGYVPQDHFLFSMTVRDNIRFGRPQANQELVEKIAKQAAVNEDILGFSEGYDTMVGERGVSLSGGQKQRLSIARALLVEPELLILDDALSAIDAKTEEEILNNLKETRQNKTTIISTHRLSSVKHAKEIIVVDEGKIIERGTHDELIALNGWYKKMYDHQQLEDKIEGGER from the coding sequence TTGAGCGTATTTAGAAAACTAGCTTGGTTTTTTAAAACTGAAAAAAAAACATATATCATTGGGGTTGGTGCTTTAATTTTAGTAGCTATTATTCAATTAGTTCCACCAAGAATTATTGGTTTAGTTGTAGATGCCATTGATGAAAAGACACTAACAACACATAAATTATTAGTATTAGTTGGCATACTTGTAGTATCAGCTTTAGTAGTGTACCTATTAAGATATATTTGGCGAACTCATATTTGGGGTGGGGCAGCTAGGCTTGAAAAAGTAATGCGTCGCCGTTTATTTCACCACTTTACTATTATGGATCAAAACTTTTATCAAAAGTACCGAACTGGAGACTTAATGGCTCATGCCACAAATGATTTAAATGCCATTCAAAATGTAGCAGGTGGTGGCATTTTAACTTTTGCAGATGCCTTTATTACTGGGGCAATTACTATAGTGGCTATGATTATTTTTATTGATTGGAGGCTAACTCTCTTAGCCTTACTACCTTTTCCCTTACTAGCTGTGTTATCAAGTAAGTTAGGAGGTAAATTACATGTGGCATTTAAACAGTCTCAAGATGCTTTTTCACAATTAAATGATAAAACTCAAGAAAGTATCACTGGGATTAAGGTGATTAAAACTTTTGGACAAGAAAAAGAAGATATCCAAGATTTTAAGAAGAAAGTTAATTATTCTATCGAAAAAAATAACCGAGTTAACTTTTTAGATGCCTTATTTGATCCACTGATTACTTTAATCATTGGAATGAGCTACATGATCTCCATCACTCTAGGTGGTTACCTAGTTAAAACAGGGGCAATTACTATCGGGCAGTTGATTTCATTTTTTAATTATATTGGTATGTTAGTTTGGCCAATGTTTGCTATCGGTCGCTTTTTTAATATTTTACAGCGTGGTAATGCTAGTTATGATAGGGTGGATACTCTACTTAGTGAATCATCTCATATTGTTGAAATGAAAACAGGAATTAACACACCTGCCAAAGGTAATCTGCATTACAAAATTAATGAGTTTATTTATCCAGGTGATGAAAAACCTGCTTTGAAAGATATTGATTTTACTGTTTATGAAGGTGAGACTTTAGGTATTGTTGGTAAAACAGGGGCAGGGAAAACGACATTACTTAAATTACTTATGAGAGAATATGATGATTATGAGGGCGAGATTACTTTTGGTAATGAAAAAATTCAACATTACACATTAGATGCTCTTCTTCATTCTATTGGTTATGTTCCCCAAGATCATTTTCTATTCTCAATGACTGTAAGAGATAATATTCGTTTTGGTCGTCCACAAGCTAATCAAGAGTTAGTAGAAAAAATTGCAAAGCAAGCTGCCGTTAATGAGGATATTTTAGGGTTTTCTGAGGGGTATGACACCATGGTTGGTGAGAGGGGAGTATCTTTATCTGGTGGGCAAAAACAAAGGTTATCAATTGCTAGGGCCTTATTAGTTGAACCAGAATTACTAATTTTAGATGATGCCTTATCAGCTATTGATGCTAAAACAGAAGAAGAAATTCTAAATAATTTAAAAGAAACAAGACAAAATAAAACAACTATTATTAGTACTCATAGATTGAGTAGTGTGAAGCATGCTAAAGAAATTATCGTCGTAGATGAAGGTAAGATTATTGAGCGAGGCACTCATGATGAGTTGATAGCACTTAATGGTTGGTACAAGAAAATGTATGATCACCAGCAATTAGAAGATAAAATTGAAGGAGGGGAACGCTAA
- a CDS encoding YneF family protein has protein sequence MSTGLAILFIIIALILGAVGGFFLAKKTFEDQLAKNPPVNEDMLRMMLAQMGQKPSEKKVRQMMQNMKAQNNKKAKK, from the coding sequence ATGAGTACAGGATTAGCTATTTTATTTATTATTATTGCCTTAATTTTAGGTGCAGTAGGTGGCTTCTTTTTAGCCAAAAAGACATTTGAAGATCAATTAGCAAAAAATCCTCCCGTTAATGAGGATATGTTACGTATGATGCTGGCACAGATGGGACAAAAACCATCAGAAAAGAAAGTTCGTCAAATGATGCAAAACATGAAAGCACAAAATAATAAAAAAGCTAAAAAATAA
- a CDS encoding deoxyribonuclease IV: MLLGSHVSMSGKDMLLGSAKQANDHGASTFMIYTGAPQNTRRKPIEELNIDAAKEFMLANDFDIEKIVVHAPYIINLGNTTKPQNFGFATEFLRQEIERVQAIGATQITMHPGAHVGAGADAGIAQIIKGLNEVLTADQVPQIALETMAGKGTEIGRNFEELARIIDGVKYNDKLSVTLDTCHINDAGYNVREDFDGVLEEFDRIIGLDRLKVVHVNDSKNPQGSHKDRHANIGFGTIGFDALNGVVHHEKLKDIPKILETPFVGEDKKSAKAPYKHEIAMLKSQTFNPNLLEEIQNNQ; the protein is encoded by the coding sequence ATGTTATTAGGGTCACACGTTAGTATGAGTGGAAAAGACATGTTACTTGGGTCAGCTAAACAAGCTAATGATCACGGGGCATCAACATTTATGATTTACACAGGAGCACCTCAAAATACAAGAAGAAAGCCAATTGAAGAGTTGAACATTGATGCTGCCAAAGAATTCATGTTAGCTAATGATTTTGATATAGAAAAAATTGTCGTTCATGCTCCTTATATTATCAACTTAGGAAACACGACAAAACCACAAAACTTTGGATTTGCCACTGAATTTTTAAGGCAAGAAATTGAAAGGGTTCAAGCGATTGGAGCCACTCAAATTACGATGCATCCAGGTGCTCATGTTGGGGCAGGAGCTGATGCTGGTATCGCTCAAATTATCAAAGGGTTAAATGAAGTACTAACTGCAGATCAAGTACCTCAAATCGCGTTAGAAACTATGGCAGGTAAAGGGACAGAGATTGGCCGAAATTTTGAAGAGTTAGCCAGAATTATTGATGGTGTGAAGTATAATGACAAATTATCTGTAACACTTGATACTTGTCACATTAATGATGCGGGTTATAATGTTCGTGAAGATTTTGATGGTGTCTTAGAAGAATTTGATAGAATCATCGGTCTAGATCGTTTGAAAGTTGTTCATGTCAATGATTCTAAAAATCCACAAGGCTCCCATAAGGACCGCCATGCTAATATTGGTTTTGGTACTATCGGCTTTGATGCTTTAAATGGTGTGGTTCATCATGAGAAATTGAAGGACATTCCTAAGATATTAGAAACACCTTTTGTAGGTGAGGATAAAAAAAGTGCTAAGGCTCCATATAAACATGAAATTGCTATGTTGAAATCTCAAACTTTTAATCCTAATTTACTAGAAGAGATTCAAAATAATCAGTAA